The Abditibacteriaceae bacterium DNA window CTGCTGACCGGACGCAATAGAAGACTCTCCCACTCGCCGCACGGCGCGTATCCCGATGCTGAAACGGCGCGCGGGACCGAGCGCGTCGCATCGCCATATGTGCGGAGTCTGGCCGGCATATGGAAGTTCAGCTTGACTGCATCGCCGTCAGAAATGCCGGACGGCTTTCTCGATTCCGGATTCGACGATGCCGCGTGGCATGACATGCGCGTGCCATCGAACTGGCAGTTGGATGAAGCTATCGCCGATGCGCCGATTTACACGAACATTTCTTATCCGTTTTGCCAAACGCCGCCCGAACTGCCGGAGGTGAATCCTACGGGTTGGTATCGCACCACGTTTGAAATCTCCGATTCGTGGCAGGGACGCGCGGTGTTTTTGCTCCTGGAATCGTGCGACTCGGCGTGCAAAGTGTGGATAAATGGTGTCGAGGTTGGTTACAGCGAAGACTCCAAGCTGCCGCACGAGTTCGACATCACGCCGTGGCTGCGCGCCGGAAGCAACACGCTGGCCGTCATGGTGCCGCGCTATTGCACCGGCTTCTGGCTGGAAGATCAGGACTACTGGCATCTCAGCGGAATCCAGCGCGACGTGCTGCTTGTCTGCAAGCCCGTAGCGCACATCCGCGATTGGGTAGTGCGAACTCATTTGGATGAGACTTACCGGAACGCCACGCTCGAAGTGCGCGCTTTCATGAACCCGGCGCCCGACATCGCCGGCGGCTACCACGTGAGCCTAGAGCTGTTCGATGCCGACGGCCAGAGCGTGGTCGGAACTGCGACACAGCCAGTCGCGCTCCAGTCGCCGATGTATCACAACACCGAGCAGGAATACACCGCGGCGCTGTTTCGTGTGCCGGTCGAAAACCCGAAGTTATGGACAGCCGAAACACCCCATCTCTACACCCTCGTCATTTCGCTCATCAGTCCTGCGGGCACAGCCATTGATTTTGAAAGCTGCCGCGTGGGTTTCCGCCAGGTCGAGATTCGTGACCGCCAGCTTTTGCTCAACGGCAAGCGTCTCATCGTACGCGGCGTTAACTGGCATGTGCATCATCCCGAACGCGGACGCGCGCTGACCTCTGACGACATGCGCGAGAACATCATCGCGATGAAGCAGCTGAACTTCAACGCGATTCGCACCAGCCACTATCCGCAGGCCACGGCGTTTTATGATTTGTGCGACGAACTCGGCATGTATGTCGTGGACGAAGCCAACCTTGAAACGCACGGGGTGGAGGCGATGCTTTCCAAAGACCCGCTGTGGATGAACGCTTTTCTCGAACGTGCCCAGCGCCTCGCCTTGCGCGACAAAAATCATGCGTGCGTGGTGGTGTGGTCGCTGGGTAACGAGTCGTCGTGTGGCCCACACCACGCGGCGATGGCGGCGTGGCTGCGCGCCTACGACCCAACGCGGCCTGTGCAGTATGAAAGTGGTAATCCCGGCCCTGCCATCACCGACATTATGGCGCCGATGTATCCCGGCGCTGCGTGGACAGAGAAAGTCATGCTTGATGCCGGGGAAAAGCGCCCGTTCATTATGTGCGAATATGCCTACTCGAAGGGCAACGCGGGCGGCAACCTTTTCAAATATTGGGAGATGGTGGAACGCTACCAGGCTTTTCAGGGCGGCTTCGTGTGGGACTGGGCCGAC harbors:
- a CDS encoding glycoside hydrolase family 2 TIM barrel-domain containing protein; translation: MNAPAYQPDWADPLLTGRNRRLSHSPHGAYPDAETARGTERVASPYVRSLAGIWKFSLTASPSEMPDGFLDSGFDDAAWHDMRVPSNWQLDEAIADAPIYTNISYPFCQTPPELPEVNPTGWYRTTFEISDSWQGRAVFLLLESCDSACKVWINGVEVGYSEDSKLPHEFDITPWLRAGSNTLAVMVPRYCTGFWLEDQDYWHLSGIQRDVLLVCKPVAHIRDWVVRTHLDETYRNATLEVRAFMNPAPDIAGGYHVSLELFDADGQSVVGTATQPVALQSPMYHNTEQEYTAALFRVPVENPKLWTAETPHLYTLVISLISPAGTAIDFESCRVGFRQVEIRDRQLLLNGKRLIVRGVNWHVHHPERGRALTSDDMRENIIAMKQLNFNAIRTSHYPQATAFYDLCDELGMYVVDEANLETHGVEAMLSKDPLWMNAFLERAQRLALRDKNHACVVVWSLGNESSCGPHHAAMAAWLRAYDPTRPVQYESGNPGPAITDIMAPMYPGAAWTEKVMLDAGEKRPFIMCEYAYSKGNAGGNLFKYWEMVERYQAFQGGFVWDWADKALLREVNGRKEWAYGNEFDGGIGPDGFPYGEKENPQMCLNGIVNPDLRPKPAAWELKKVQAPVGFIADGAGLPSGHIRILNKYLALDLSHLQFEWQLLENGIVVQENTLEMPPTGPGKEAAVAVPFETLALARENTEYFLNLTARHRESSPWCEAGHVVAWEQWALPLHAMERVRSKSAQVTERPKQVDAASSALELQGTSEQWVARGRNFEIAFDRQRGVLSGYQFHGRPLLTRPLEHCFMRARTDNDYMIGNSGSYYEEWIEAGLDRLQTQVPECSAVQLDASRALVRCHTRHVAEGKAHGFDCESSFLVHADGRVLVENTVHADLALPVLPRVGMRAELESSLEQVEWYGRGPHENYCDRKHSARIGVYRSTVEEQFFPFVDPCECGGHEDVRRLQFNDGNGVGLCITGRPTFHFSALHYTMEDLIQAGHLYELHRTPGVQLHLDGFHMGMGGDTGWTRNVHPEYLLPPTVYRYAFTIQAQQ